The Engystomops pustulosus chromosome 4, aEngPut4.maternal, whole genome shotgun sequence genome contains a region encoding:
- the LOC140129056 gene encoding uncharacterized protein isoform X1 — MCSLFIKGNTSVLEHCSLSDNWPLRSCTINLRYLTQCPGRNDRLCRTCWTSYRKMKILALQTSVEFLDLKISLHNNNLCMDLHRKDTATNSLLHYESFHPQHLKSGIPVGQFIQVKRNCTLQSDFRKNALDLTQRFRDRNYPRKIVSKAFCRARDTPRMDLLKPKPPRTNSQLGVCTRYYKKGWNSVREILAKNWNILHSDHRLKPFLDRKPKLIARRAPNLKDQLSRSHFTRLTVPLGRGLRIKGSYPCGFK; from the exons ATGTGTAGCCTGTTTATCAAAGGAAATACTTCAGTGTTGGAGCATTGTTCTCTTTCAG ACAATTGGCCTTTAAGGTCATGTACCATCAACCTTCGATACTTGACACAGTGCCCTGGGAGGAACGACAGACTTTGCAGGACTTGTTGGACCTCCTACAGGAAAATGAAGATCCTAGCCCTTCAG ACTTCGGTCGAATTCTTGGATTTGAAAATTTCTCTGCATAACAACAACCTCTGTATGGATCTACATAGGAAAGATACGGCTACGAATAGCCTACTACACTACGAAAGTTTCCATCCCCAGCATCTGAAGTCGGGAATTCCGGTGGGCCAATTCATCCAGGTAAAACGGAACTGTACATTACAGTCTGACTTCAGAAAAAATGCTTTGGATCTAACACAGAGGTTTAGAGACAGGAACTATCCAAGAAAAATTGTCTCAAAGGCCTTCTGTAGAGCCCGGGATACTCCGAGAATGGATCTCCTGAAACCTAAACCACCAAGAACAAACTCTCAACTTGGCGTTTGCACGCGATACTATAAAAAGGGGTGGAATAGTGTCAGAGAGATCTTAGCCAAGAATTGGAATATCCTGCATTCTGACCACCGTTTGAAGCCATTTCTTGACCGGAAACCGAAACTGATAGCCAGACGAGCCCCTAACCTGAAGGACCAACTGTCCAGAAGTCACTTCACACGTCTAACGGTCCCCTTGGGGAGAGGACTCAGGATCAAGGGTTCATATCCCTGTG GGTTTAAATGA
- the LOC140129056 gene encoding uncharacterized protein isoform X2, which translates to MCSLFIKGNTSVLEHCSLSDNWPLRSCTINLRYLTQCPGRNDRLCRTCWTSYRKMKILALQTSVEFLDLKISLHNNNLCMDLHRKDTATNSLLHYESFHPQHLKSGIPVGQFIQGLNEELLFNGFYKQR; encoded by the exons ATGTGTAGCCTGTTTATCAAAGGAAATACTTCAGTGTTGGAGCATTGTTCTCTTTCAG ACAATTGGCCTTTAAGGTCATGTACCATCAACCTTCGATACTTGACACAGTGCCCTGGGAGGAACGACAGACTTTGCAGGACTTGTTGGACCTCCTACAGGAAAATGAAGATCCTAGCCCTTCAG ACTTCGGTCGAATTCTTGGATTTGAAAATTTCTCTGCATAACAACAACCTCTGTATGGATCTACATAGGAAAGATACGGCTACGAATAGCCTACTACACTACGAAAGTTTCCATCCCCAGCATCTGAAGTCGGGAATTCCGGTGGGCCAATTCATCCAG GGTTTAAATGAAGAGCTCCTCTTTAACGGCTTCTACAAACAGAGGTGA